TCGCCAATAATTAACAATTCTTGCCCAACCTTCGTCGTTGAAAGCCATTGTAATAATTGAAATTGACACTCTTGTTTATTCTTTGTCCAATAAAACACTCCTAAATCCGCTTGCTGATTGCATTCAACCCCAAATTCCACACCTTTATTCTGACTGACAAAATCAAAATAACTGCTAAAAACCGCCACATTTTTTGCTTGTGAACGGATTTTTTGGGCAAATTGATCTTTCATATAGCCAAAAAGTAGCACATTTTTATTTTCAAAGAGTTCTAGATGGCGTGATAGAACTTCACTTTCGCTTGATAACATTTTGTTCCTTTATTCTAATTTAAAATTTACGACGCTCATTGTACCTATTTTACGTTTAATTTCATTCTCTCTTTTTATATTTTTATTCTATTGTTGCCGAATTTTGTGCTTTATAAGTCCTGACAAGCTTAATTTTTATGCTAAAATCACAACATTGCAAATCTTGCATCCCCCCTTATCATTCTGATAATTTTCCTAACAAATAAAATTAAGCGTAACTTATGAAAAAAATTGTATATATAGATATGGACAATGTCCTTGTCGATTTTGCATCTGGTATTGCAAAACTCGATCAAAAAACACAGATTGAATATGACGGTCATTATGACGATGTAGAAGGTATTTTTGGACTGATGGATCCGATGCCAAATGCTATTGAAGCAGTGCATAAATTAGCGGAAAAATACGATATTTATGTGCTTTCAACGGCGACTTGGTATAACTCCTCGTGTTGGACGGATAAGATAGAATGGATCCAAAAATATTTTGGCTTAGAAAGTGATAGCGTGTTATATAAACGCTTAATTCTTTCGCACCATAAAAATTTGAATATGGGCGATTATCTTATTGATGATCGTTTACGCAATGGAGCGGATAAATTTACAGGCGAACATATTCATTTTGGAACAGACAAATTTCCAAACTGGCAAAGTGTGTTAGATTATTTACTTTAAAAGAAGTGAAAAACGGATTAAAAATAGTATCTTTGTAAAATGTGGCAATACTCGGTAGGTTAGGTCATTTTTTGCAAATTTTACTAAAAATTTGACCGCTTCGATTGTGTCAAAGATTGAAATCAAAGGGAGGTTATATGTTCTCGACAGGAATAATAGAAAAAATTAAATATTATATTTATTGCTTAGTTGATCCACGCGATGACAATATTTTTTATGTGGGAAAAGGCACGGGTGATCGCGTTTTTCAGCACGCTAAAGGGGCTGAAAAAGAGAAGTTTGAACCCAGCGACAAACTTGAACTTATTAAAGAAATTCAACAAGCAGGCTTTGAACCTAAATATTATATTTTAAGACACAATATTCAAGATGAAGTGCAAGCCTTAGAATATGAGGCTTTGGCTATTGATTTACTTTCAATTGTTAAACCAAGTCAAAAGCCATTAACCAATAGACAAGGTGGCACGCATTCCGATCAAAGAGGGTTAATGAGCCTCTCTGAATTATATAAACAATATGATCCACAAGAATTAAAAACAGATTTGCCGATTATTTTGATTACTATCAATCGTGGATATGACGACTTAAAAAAAGCGATGCGTAACGGTGAGATTGCTGAAAGTGAGCGTGAGCAAGAAATTTATCAAAGAACACGTAAATATTGGGTTGTCGGAAAAAACCGAAATAACGCTATTTATGCCGTTGCTGTTTATCGTGGTTGGACAATTGCGGCTTATAAAATCTCAAAATGGCTAGCATCTCCGACAAATTTAGCTGATTTAGAAAAGTTAGAAGATCTTTCACATTTAACAGAGCAACAGAAACAAGAACGATTAACCAAAATTAAAGGGCGTTGGTTTTTTGAGGGGGAAATATTAACGGCGGATTCTGACATTTATCAAGTGCTTGTTAATAAAACAACTTAT
This DNA window, taken from Phocoenobacter uteri, encodes the following:
- a CDS encoding LEM-3-like GIY-YIG domain-containing protein, producing the protein MFSTGIIEKIKYYIYCLVDPRDDNIFYVGKGTGDRVFQHAKGAEKEKFEPSDKLELIKEIQQAGFEPKYYILRHNIQDEVQALEYEALAIDLLSIVKPSQKPLTNRQGGTHSDQRGLMSLSELYKQYDPQELKTDLPIILITINRGYDDLKKAMRNGEIAESEREQEIYQRTRKYWVVGKNRNNAIYAVAVYRGWTIAAYKISKWLASPTNLADLEKLEDLSHLTEQQKQERLTKIKGRWFFEGEILTADSDIYQVLVNKTTYSKDQDYKAPQNPITYKNCGNSYKN